A single window of Granulicella mallensis MP5ACTX8 DNA harbors:
- the gyrB gene encoding DNA topoisomerase (ATP-hydrolyzing) subunit B — protein MPEEIIPAAANSQTPPPQPGTYTGENITILEGLAAVRLRPAMYIGSTGEQGLHHLVYEVVDNSVDEALAGHATRIDVTIHVDNSITVVDDGRGIPVDNKTLPTGETMPAVQVVLTMLHAGGKFDASNYKVSGGLHGVGVSCVNALSEEFDVEIWRDGFTWEMDYSKGDPISELRKMGPSKRRGTKIHFLPDKTIFTVTEYNFDTLANRLRQLAFLNKGIEISLTDERQVDTKGETKSQVYKYTGGIAEFIKLLNKGKQVLHEKPIYMETEQGNVVMEIALQYNDAYSETVFSFANNINTVDGGTHLSGFRTALTRTINVAGQQLGLFKDVKENLSGDDVREGLVAVVSVKLPQPQFEGQTKGKLNSDIAGQVQAFVNERLGAFLEQNPSVARKIINKAIDASRAREAARKARDLTRRKGALDGGGLPGKLADCSERRPELCELYLVEGESAGGTAKQGRDRKFQAILPLKGKILNVEKARYDKMLGHEEIRAMITALGTGIGKDDFDTAKLRYGKLILMTDADVDGSHIRTLLLTFFFRHMQELIKRGHVYIAQPPLFRIKKGKFEQYIKDEREYVQVMVKRASDGMIIRYGEGGSKLEGKELTKYMSQLNDYLSFYDKVVKRLRNDEVVRAFAEIFANEGKDSVSRADFETDAKLKDMRARLKELERPELFKHVSEVEFDEEHRTYSVSFTDAQGALRHINWTLASAPESRQLLGKHAQIREQLVGPFLIEYAGKNAAATTKSVEEQAEQDLEDTDEVELEGAVDVGTVAPVEAAKPVKRSAKVSQDPVERKTPREVFEYVIEQGRKEYQVQRYKGLGEMTAPQLWDTTMDPARRTLLQVKLEDIAATEEIFTTLMGEDVESRRKFIEENALDVKNLDI, from the coding sequence GTGCCTGAAGAAATCATCCCCGCAGCAGCCAATAGCCAGACTCCCCCGCCTCAGCCCGGAACCTACACCGGCGAGAACATCACCATCCTCGAAGGCCTGGCGGCCGTCCGCCTGCGCCCAGCCATGTACATTGGCTCAACCGGCGAGCAGGGTCTGCATCATCTCGTCTACGAGGTCGTCGACAACTCGGTCGACGAGGCACTGGCGGGCCATGCCACACGCATCGATGTCACGATCCACGTCGACAACTCCATCACGGTCGTCGACGACGGCCGCGGCATCCCCGTCGACAACAAGACGCTGCCCACCGGCGAGACCATGCCTGCCGTGCAGGTCGTGCTGACGATGCTGCACGCCGGCGGCAAGTTCGATGCCTCGAACTACAAGGTCTCCGGAGGTCTGCACGGCGTCGGTGTGAGTTGCGTCAATGCGCTCTCGGAAGAGTTCGACGTTGAGATCTGGCGTGACGGCTTTACCTGGGAGATGGACTACTCCAAGGGCGACCCCATCAGCGAACTGCGCAAGATGGGCCCCTCCAAGCGCCGCGGCACCAAGATCCACTTCCTGCCCGACAAGACCATCTTCACCGTCACCGAGTACAACTTCGACACACTCGCCAATCGTCTGCGCCAGCTCGCGTTCCTGAACAAGGGCATCGAGATCTCGCTGACCGACGAGCGCCAGGTCGATACCAAAGGCGAGACGAAGTCGCAGGTCTACAAGTACACCGGCGGTATCGCGGAGTTCATCAAGCTGCTCAACAAGGGCAAGCAGGTGCTCCATGAGAAGCCCATCTACATGGAGACCGAGCAGGGCAACGTCGTCATGGAGATTGCGCTGCAGTATAACGACGCGTACTCCGAGACGGTCTTCTCCTTTGCCAACAACATCAATACGGTTGACGGCGGCACGCACCTCTCCGGCTTCCGCACCGCGCTGACGCGCACCATCAACGTCGCCGGCCAGCAGCTTGGCCTGTTCAAGGATGTGAAGGAAAACCTCTCGGGCGATGACGTTCGCGAAGGCCTCGTCGCTGTCGTCAGCGTCAAGCTGCCGCAGCCGCAGTTCGAAGGCCAGACCAAGGGCAAGCTCAACTCCGATATCGCCGGCCAAGTGCAGGCGTTCGTCAACGAGCGCCTGGGCGCCTTTCTTGAACAAAACCCCTCGGTCGCAAGGAAGATCATCAACAAGGCCATCGATGCCTCGCGCGCTCGCGAAGCCGCACGCAAGGCCCGCGACCTTACGCGCCGCAAGGGCGCACTTGACGGCGGCGGCCTGCCCGGCAAGCTCGCTGATTGCTCCGAGCGTCGTCCTGAGCTCTGCGAGCTGTACCTCGTCGAGGGTGAGTCGGCCGGCGGAACCGCCAAGCAGGGCCGCGACCGCAAGTTCCAGGCGATCCTCCCACTCAAGGGTAAGATCCTCAACGTCGAGAAGGCCCGCTACGACAAGATGCTGGGCCACGAAGAAATTCGCGCCATGATCACCGCACTCGGTACCGGCATCGGCAAGGACGACTTCGACACCGCCAAGCTGCGCTACGGCAAGCTCATCCTGATGACCGATGCCGACGTCGACGGATCACATATCCGCACGCTGCTGCTGACGTTCTTCTTCCGCCACATGCAGGAGCTTATCAAGCGCGGGCACGTGTACATCGCGCAGCCGCCGCTCTTCCGCATCAAGAAGGGCAAGTTTGAACAGTACATCAAGGACGAGCGCGAGTACGTGCAGGTGATGGTCAAGCGCGCCTCCGATGGCATGATCATTCGTTACGGCGAAGGCGGCTCGAAGCTCGAAGGCAAGGAGCTGACGAAGTACATGTCGCAGCTCAACGACTACCTCAGCTTCTACGACAAGGTCGTCAAGCGCCTGCGCAATGACGAAGTCGTACGCGCGTTCGCCGAGATCTTCGCCAACGAAGGCAAGGACTCCGTTAGCCGCGCAGACTTCGAAACCGATGCCAAGCTGAAGGACATGCGCGCGCGGCTCAAGGAGTTGGAGCGTCCCGAGCTCTTCAAGCATGTCTCCGAGGTCGAGTTCGACGAAGAGCATCGTACCTACTCTGTCTCGTTCACCGATGCGCAGGGCGCGCTCCGGCACATCAACTGGACGCTGGCCTCCGCACCGGAGTCACGCCAGCTGCTCGGCAAGCATGCCCAGATTCGCGAACAGCTCGTTGGACCGTTCCTGATCGAGTACGCAGGCAAGAACGCTGCCGCGACTACGAAGAGCGTAGAGGAACAGGCGGAACAGGACCTTGAGGACACCGATGAGGTTGAGCTCGAAGGCGCAGTCGACGTAGGTACGGTTGCTCCTGTGGAGGCTGCCAAGCCGGTGAAGCGCTCAGCGAAGGTCTCGCAGGATCCCGTCGAGCGGAAGACGCCGCGCGAGGTCTTCGAGTACGTCATCGAGCAGGGCCGCAAGGAATACCAGGTCCAGCGCTACAAGGGCCTCGGCGAAATGACGGCCCCGCAGCTCTGGGACACGACTATGGACCCTGCCCGCCGCACACTGCTGCAGGTCAAGCTCGAGGACATCGCCGCGACCGAAGAGATCTTCACCACGCTGATGGGTGAGGATGTCGAAAGC
- the aqpZ gene encoding aquaporin Z, with protein sequence MEIALSRRCIAEFFGTFWLVFGGCGAAILACGFPAFGIGFVGVALAFGLTVLTMAYAIGHISGCHLNPAVTLGLVAGKRFPAKELLPYWISQVIGGIAAAGVLYVIASGKTDYAVGGFASNGYGPAMPGGFGSPGGYSLIACLVAEVVLTFFFLVVILGATDQRAAKGFAPLAIGLCLTLIHLIGIPVTNLSVNPARSTGPAIIAGGLALQQLWLFWVAPLVGAAIAGIFYSAVLAEHEVPPVTEEPVTYAASA encoded by the coding sequence ATGGAGATAGCGCTTTCACGGCGTTGTATTGCCGAGTTCTTTGGAACATTCTGGTTAGTCTTCGGCGGTTGCGGAGCAGCGATTCTAGCCTGTGGGTTTCCGGCGTTTGGCATCGGTTTTGTCGGTGTTGCGCTCGCCTTCGGCCTGACCGTGCTGACGATGGCCTATGCCATCGGACATATCTCCGGTTGCCACCTCAACCCTGCAGTCACCCTGGGCCTCGTAGCCGGCAAGCGCTTTCCGGCCAAAGAGCTCCTTCCCTACTGGATTTCGCAGGTAATCGGCGGCATTGCCGCGGCTGGCGTGCTCTATGTCATCGCCTCCGGCAAAACGGACTACGCGGTGGGTGGCTTTGCCTCCAACGGCTACGGTCCTGCCATGCCGGGCGGCTTTGGCTCACCCGGCGGCTACAGCCTGATCGCCTGCCTGGTAGCCGAGGTGGTTCTAACCTTCTTCTTCCTGGTAGTGATTCTGGGCGCAACCGACCAGCGCGCGGCCAAAGGGTTTGCGCCTCTGGCAATCGGTCTCTGCCTGACGCTGATTCACCTCATCGGCATCCCGGTAACCAACCTCTCCGTCAACCCGGCGCGCTCGACCGGTCCGGCGATTATTGCCGGCGGATTAGCCCTGCAGCAGTTATGGCTATTCTGGGTCGCTCCGCTGGTGGGAGCCGCCATTGCAGGCATCTTCTATAGCGCGGTCCTCGCGGAGCATGAAGTGCCTCCTGTGACAGAAGAGCCGGTAACGTACGCGGCCTCAGCCTAA
- a CDS encoding type II toxin-antitoxin system Phd/YefM family antitoxin, protein MVTATIFEAKTNLSSLVKKAQAGETVIITSGRDKTPVAKLEGIESKKIKRLGFMETPGFELGDAFWEPLPEEELNLWNGEGE, encoded by the coding sequence ATGGTTACAGCGACAATCTTCGAAGCTAAGACGAACCTCTCCAGTCTCGTGAAGAAGGCGCAGGCCGGGGAAACGGTCATCATTACCTCTGGTCGCGACAAAACCCCGGTCGCGAAGTTGGAAGGGATTGAATCCAAAAAGATTAAACGGCTGGGTTTCATGGAGACGCCAGGCTTTGAGTTGGGAGATGCTTTCTGGGAACCGTTGCCTGAGGAAGAGCTCAACCTTTGGAATGGTGAGGGCGAATGA
- a CDS encoding type II toxin-antitoxin system VapC family toxin, with translation MKVLVDTHVILWAAFSSHMIGEDAAKVIGNEANTIFVSAASAWEIATKVRIGKLPQAEALEKDFSAAMSGAGYTLLPITIDDALRAGRLLGNHRDPFDRMIVAQALAMDIPVISIDSKLDTFGVRRIW, from the coding sequence ATGAAGGTCCTGGTAGATACACATGTAATCTTGTGGGCTGCATTCTCCAGTCACATGATTGGTGAAGACGCCGCAAAAGTGATTGGCAATGAAGCTAACACGATCTTTGTATCGGCAGCTTCTGCCTGGGAGATTGCGACCAAAGTGCGTATAGGAAAGCTGCCCCAGGCTGAGGCGTTGGAGAAGGACTTTTCTGCGGCGATGTCGGGCGCAGGATATACGCTTCTGCCGATCACTATTGACGACGCACTCCGCGCCGGACGTCTTCTGGGTAATCATCGCGACCCGTTTGACCGGATGATCGTAGCGCAGGCGCTGGCGATGGATATACCTGTGATCAGCATTGACTCAAAACTGGATACTTTCGGTGTCCGCCGGATCTGGTAG
- a CDS encoding M13 family metallopeptidase, with product MLSKPLLAVALAAAALCLSSQSLSAQQPAAPQPLQAMPYSPSLDVTSLDRSVDPCVDFYKFSCGGWMKNNPIPSDQASWDVYSKLANENQQFLWGILVEDARATNRTPVQQKVGDYFAACMNTSAIDALGDKPVRSELARIDALKTRPELLAALTRLHHEYAGSFFFGSGTDQDAINSSVIIAAVGAGGLGLPDRDYYLKTDDKSVKIREQYVAYIRQLLSLTSEPAEKTKADADAILRIETALAKGSLTRVDLRDPHKTYHMMTVAELAKLAPSIDWPLYFKTQDAAGVEKLNVSQPEFMKAVEAELSTEDLAALRAYLRFHLLTAAAPYLAHPFEQTNFDFYSKTLRGIPVMPPRWKTCTRAVDRNLGEALGQEFVRRTFSADMKARTQLMTEQIETAMQHEIENLPWMSPATKQEALRKLHAIRNKIGYPEHWRDYSTLEVKPDDYAGNAVRAYRFEDARQWHKLGKPVDLNEWGMTPPTVNAYFNPQMNDINFPAGVLQPPLYDSKLDDAPNYGNTGGTIGHELTHAFDDEGRQFDAKGNLRDWWTPEDAKGFEDRINCIRDQYAGYVIVDDTHINSKLTSGEDVADLGGELLAYIAWKKQTEGVKLTDVEGFTPDQRFFVGMAQWACENERPENLRVHAATDPHSPGFARINGVVSNMPEFQKAFGCKASQPMVHAPSCRVW from the coding sequence ATGCTCTCGAAACCTCTGCTTGCCGTGGCGCTCGCCGCGGCCGCCCTTTGTCTTTCGTCACAATCTCTTTCGGCTCAACAGCCAGCCGCGCCACAGCCCCTGCAGGCGATGCCCTACTCCCCTTCGCTCGATGTCACGAGCCTCGACCGCTCGGTCGATCCCTGTGTGGACTTCTACAAGTTCTCCTGCGGCGGCTGGATGAAGAACAACCCGATCCCTTCCGATCAGGCCTCATGGGACGTCTACTCCAAGCTCGCCAACGAGAACCAGCAGTTCCTCTGGGGCATTCTCGTGGAAGACGCCAGAGCCACCAACCGCACGCCTGTACAGCAAAAGGTCGGCGACTACTTTGCCGCCTGCATGAACACTTCAGCCATCGACGCGCTTGGCGATAAGCCGGTGCGGTCCGAGTTGGCAAGAATCGATGCCCTGAAGACGCGGCCTGAGCTGCTCGCCGCACTCACGCGCCTGCACCACGAGTACGCCGGCAGCTTCTTCTTCGGCTCTGGCACAGACCAGGATGCCATCAACTCGTCTGTCATCATCGCTGCGGTCGGCGCGGGTGGACTCGGATTACCCGACCGCGACTACTACCTGAAGACCGACGACAAGAGCGTCAAGATCCGCGAGCAGTATGTCGCGTACATTCGGCAACTGCTCTCCCTCACAAGTGAGCCGGCCGAAAAGACCAAGGCTGACGCCGATGCCATCCTGCGCATAGAAACCGCGCTGGCCAAGGGCTCGCTCACCCGTGTCGATCTTCGCGATCCGCATAAGACGTATCACATGATGACCGTCGCCGAGCTCGCGAAGCTGGCGCCGTCGATCGACTGGCCGCTCTACTTCAAGACGCAGGACGCAGCCGGAGTCGAGAAGCTCAACGTCTCGCAGCCGGAGTTCATGAAGGCGGTCGAAGCCGAGCTCAGCACGGAAGATCTCGCTGCCCTGCGAGCCTATCTGCGCTTCCATCTGCTTACCGCCGCCGCGCCCTACCTCGCGCATCCGTTCGAGCAGACCAACTTCGACTTCTACTCGAAGACGCTGCGCGGCATTCCCGTGATGCCTCCGCGCTGGAAGACCTGCACCCGCGCGGTCGACCGCAACCTTGGCGAAGCGCTGGGGCAGGAGTTCGTACGGCGCACCTTCTCCGCCGACATGAAAGCCCGTACCCAGTTGATGACCGAGCAGATCGAGACGGCCATGCAGCATGAGATCGAGAATCTGCCCTGGATGAGCCCGGCCACCAAGCAGGAGGCGCTGCGCAAGCTGCACGCCATCCGCAATAAGATCGGCTATCCCGAGCATTGGCGCGACTACTCTACGCTTGAGGTCAAACCGGACGACTATGCCGGGAACGCCGTACGCGCTTACCGCTTCGAAGACGCGCGCCAATGGCACAAGCTGGGCAAGCCCGTCGACCTGAATGAGTGGGGCATGACGCCACCGACGGTGAACGCCTACTTCAATCCGCAGATGAACGACATCAACTTCCCTGCCGGCGTGCTGCAGCCACCACTGTACGACTCGAAGCTCGACGACGCGCCGAACTATGGCAACACGGGCGGCACCATCGGCCATGAGCTGACGCACGCCTTCGACGACGAAGGACGGCAGTTCGACGCCAAGGGCAACCTGCGCGACTGGTGGACTCCAGAAGATGCGAAGGGCTTCGAAGACCGCATCAACTGCATCCGCGACCAGTATGCGGGCTATGTGATCGTCGACGACACGCACATCAACTCCAAGCTGACCAGCGGCGAAGATGTCGCCGACCTGGGCGGAGAGCTGCTGGCCTACATCGCCTGGAAGAAGCAGACAGAGGGCGTGAAGCTGACAGACGTCGAGGGGTTTACCCCGGACCAGCGGTTCTTCGTGGGCATGGCGCAGTGGGCCTGCGAGAACGAACGGCCGGAGAACCTGCGGGTACATGCCGCGACCGATCCGCACTCACCGGGGTTTGCGCGCATTAATGGCGTGGTGTCGAACATGCCGGAGTTCCAGAAGGCCTTCGGCTGCAAGGCAAGCCAGCCGATGGTGCATGCACCGTCGTGCCGGGTCTGGTAG